CGTAAGCTCACTTTTTCGTATTGTGATTTCTCCTGTCTTTTGTTGCCAAGATACCTCTGCCCCATTCTTTTCTGCAATCTCACGAATAGGAACAAGATTTTCACTACCAGCGGATTTTTCAGCAGCTTCTGAGATGGATGTCACCGGAAGGATGAGACCTACGAAAGTAAGAGAAAGTAATAGCTTTTTCCAATTGTTCATTGTAATAACTCCTCCTAATAATTAATTTCATCTATTATATGCATAGAATTATGAGCATTTATTGGCTCAGGACTATGCTTATAACAACAATAGCAATGATGAATAACAGCAGGACCCAAGATAGTGGACGAGCGAAGTTAATTGTCCAGCCTATTCCATAACGCTTTTCTATGGTTAAAGAAGGATCATTGGCATTGAAGTAAATAAACCCAAGCTTCCAATAATCATCGTCATTCACAGGCTGCTCCTTAGATCGTTCGTGATCCTCTTGTTGATTACGAATTTTCCCACCGCCTTGTCTGCCTGTGAGAGACAGCCATACAACACTTAACACGATCACCACAGGAGTGATGAAGCTAATAGCTGTTAACAAGACCAGATTAGGGACAAACATATTGATCTGAATGAAGGCAAATAAAATGGTAAGAAGTAAGCCTGTTACAAGCGTAAATAGGGACCATTTACGGCGGAATTGAATATTCTCAGCAGCAAATTGGCCTGGATTAGACGTAGTAAGCTGTTGTTTGCTTGTTTTAATACTCCAGTTAACCAACATCATAAGTGCAATGATTCCTAGCTGTACAAAATTAATAACCAGTACCGAGAGGTAGGTTTTAGGCACACTGGAAGTGACATGGCCCTGAAGATCATATTTTATTGGAATGACGTTAGGGAGTGCCTTATAATTCAGGATCGAAATGATCGCAACGGCTGCAATAATAGCCATGCGAATGAGAAACCAATAGTTGGAATAGGTGAGTTTATTTTGGCGGAAGGTGGTATCGATTTTAACTCTTTGAGGTGCTTCTACAGTTGTAAGTGTTCCTTTTATCTTTTTCATCTTGAAATGGAATAAGATTTGTAGTGCTGCCCAGTACACAATAAATATCATTGTGCTAACACCGGTAATCATTGCGGTAGAATCTTCATTAGCAGATCGGAGAAAATACAGACAGACAAGTATAATCATCCCGTTTCCGATCAGACTTACTGTCGCAAACGTACTTCTTAGCTTACGTAAGATTGGTGTGTAGTAATTATATTGACTTACCGTAACCCCAAAGCTAATTGTTTCCCTTGTCACATATGGTGCAAAGGATAGAAGTAAGGCTAATGGAAGAAA
The nucleotide sequence above comes from Paenibacillus sp. W2I17. Encoded proteins:
- a CDS encoding DUF1648 domain-containing protein, with the protein product MQLFSILPIILIFLPLALLLSFAPYVTRETISFGVTVSQYNYYTPILRKLRSTFATVSLIGNGMIILVCLYFLRSANEDSTAMITGVSTMIFIVYWAALQILFHFKMKKIKGTLTTVEAPQRVKIDTTFRQNKLTYSNYWFLIRMAIIAAVAIISILNYKALPNVIPIKYDLQGHVTSSVPKTYLSVLVINFVQLGIIALMMLVNWSIKTSKQQLTTSNPGQFAAENIQFRRKWSLFTLVTGLLLTILFAFIQINMFVPNLVLLTAISFITPVVIVLSVVWLSLTGRQGGGKIRNQQEDHERSKEQPVNDDDYWKLGFIYFNANDPSLTIEKRYGIGWTINFARPLSWVLLLFIIAIVVISIVLSQ